A single Triticum dicoccoides isolate Atlit2015 ecotype Zavitan chromosome 2A, WEW_v2.0, whole genome shotgun sequence DNA region contains:
- the LOC119359283 gene encoding transcription factor UDT1-like has translation MPRRPRASRGGSGGEEVKMEDFVESMLNLGGGGEGEESEEGEQLPAADATQYKSKNLDAERRRRGRLNTNILKLRAVVPNITKMSKESTLADAIGHIKKLQNQVLELQSQLADSPGEAWEKQGSASCSESLAPTDNIHYQGQVELIPLGSCKYNLKIFWTKRAGLFTKVLEALCNYNVQVLSLNTITYYGYAESFFCIEVKGEQDVVMVELRDLLSSIVEVPSI, from the exons ATGCCGCGCCGCCCGAGGGCCTcccgcggcggcagcggcggcgaggaGGTGAAGATGGAGGACTTCGTGGAGTCGATGCTGaacctgggcggcggcggcgagggcgaggagaGCGAGGAGGGGGAGCAGCTGCCGGCGGCGGACGCCACGCAGTACAAGTCCAAGAACCTGGACGCCGAGCGCCGGAGGAGGGGCAGGCTCAACACCAACATCCTCAAGCTCAGGGCCGTCGTGCCCAACATCACAAAG ATGAGCAAGGAGTCCACCCTGGCCGACGCCATCGGTCACATCAAGAAGCTCCAGAACCAGGTCCTCGAGCTGCAGAGCCAGCTCGCCGACTCGCCCGGCGAGGCCTGGGAGAAGCaaggcagcgcctcctgctccgaatCCCTCGCCCCCACCGACAACATCCATTATCAG GGTCAGGTGGAGCTGATACCTCTGGGGTCTTGTAAGTACAACCTCAAGATCTTCTGGACCAAAAGGGCAGGCCTCTTCACCAAGGTGCTGGAGGCACTCTGCAACTACAATGTGCAGGTGCTTAGCCTCAACACCATCACCTACTATGGCTATGCAGAGAGTTTCTTCTGCATTGAG GTTAAGGGTGAGCAGGATGTTGTGATGGTGGAGCTAAGGGACCTCCTGTCCAGTATTGTGGAGGTTCCAAGCATTTGA